The sequence below is a genomic window from Mycobacteriales bacterium.
GCCAGCGTGACGAGCTCGGTGTTCTGGGTTTGGACGATATTCGCCGCGCCGCTCGAGGTCGGGTCGGCGAGCAACAGCACGGCCATGTTCGCCGGCCGGTTCGGCAGGTTGCCGGACACGCTGATGAACTTGCCGTCCGACAGCGCGTTCAGCGTCTCGTTGACGTGCGAGCGGCTCACCGTGCGGTGGCCCGGACGCGCGAGCAGGACATCGGCGAGGATCGACGACACCTTGGTGGCGCCGTTCCCGTTCGGCAACGTGTGGTTCGGCAGCGCGAGCGAGGTCGCCAGTTGGCCCAGTTCGGCGTCCTGGGTCGGATCGATGTAGGCGGACTGCAGGGCGACGTTGGCGGTGACGGTGGCGCCGGCGAGCTGCAGGGTGTTCACCACGGACTTCACCAGCGATCCGTCCACCCCCGGCGCCGAGACCAGCGCAACAGCGTCCCCGGTCAGCCGGTCCTCCACAGCGAACGGCTCGATCTCCTTGGTCAGCGCCTGCTCGTCGCCGAGCGACGCCCGGAGCTGGCCGTTGATGGCCTCGGTGTGCTTGTACTCACCGGTGACCCGCTTCGCCTGGTTGTCGAGGTTGTGGGTGACCGTGCT
It includes:
- a CDS encoding copper transporter produces the protein MIDFRYHIVSIVAVFLALALGLFLGSTTLQSTVTHNLDNQAKRVTGEYKHTEAINGQLRASLGDEQALTKEIEPFAVEDRLTGDAVALVSAPGVDGSLVKSVVNTLQLAGATVTANVALQSAYIDPTQDAELGQLATSLALPNHTLPNGNGATKVSSILADVLLARPGHRTVSRSHVNETLNALSDGKFISVSGNLPNRPANMAVLLLADPTSSGAANIVQTQNTELVTLAKDLRGSSSAAVVAGPDPTPGNSASALATARNDSTLTKNTSTVDFDTSSSPDPAAGRIAIVLALADAASSGTVGAYGLGENQVLPSPSPSP